Within the Thermostichus lividus PCC 6715 genome, the region TACTACACGGTTACTCAAAGTGGTGCTGAGCGGATCAGCAAGATGAAATTTACTAATGCCTTGCTCGAAGCGTTGGGGATGAATCTTGACAGTAAGAGCGGGCGGAGTGGTAGTCGGGGTGGCCGTAGTGCCAGCTATCGGATTACGGTACAAGCCAATGGCAACTTGCTGATTGGTTCTGCCTATACGAAGCAAATGAATCTGAAACCTGGGGATGAGTTTGAAATTAGCCTTGGGCGTAAGCATATTCATCTCAAGCAGGTCAGCAGTAATGGTCAGCCCACAGATCCCGACTAGATCCCGAAGCCACCACCACCGGGGGTAGCCACTCGCAGGCGATCGCCCGGCTGCACTTGAATAGTCACTGTTCCTGGCAACGTTTGAGGAGGCTGGTTGAGGGGCAGTAACTGATTTTGCCCCGTTGCCCCGGCTTCCCCACCAGCTAAGCCGAAGGGTGGAATGCGGCGTGACTGGCTCAGAAGGCTAACGGTCATGGCTTCGCGAAACTCGAGAACTCGCACTGCGCCATCGCCCCCCCGGTGCCTCCCCTTCCCACCACTCCCCGAGCGACGACGAAATTCCCAAATGATGACTGGATAGCGGCTTTCAAGAACTTCAACATCCGTCAGCCGTGAGTTGGTCATGTGGGTTTGCACGGTGCTAGCCCCCTCAAAGGTGGCTCCTGCCCCTGCACCACCACAGAGGGTTTCGTAGTATTGATAGCGGTCATTGCCAAAACTCAGGTTGTTCATGGTGCCCTGAGAGGCTGCCATGACCCCCAGTGCGCCATAGAGAAGGTTGGCAAGGGCTTGGGAGGTTTCGACGTTCCCAGCTACAACCGCAGCAGGGTAGGTGGGGTTAAGCAGGCACCCGGTTGGAATACGCAGGGTAATGGGTCGTAAACACCCTTCATTAAGGGGAATATCCTCTTGGACAAGGGTACGAAAGACGTAGAGCGCCACCGCCTTAGTGATGGCGAGGGGGGCGTTAAAGTTGTCGCTGCGTTGGGGTGAGGTGCCGCTGAAGTCGAGAAGCGCAGTTCCTTGCTCAGGGTCAATGGTGATCTGTACCTGAAGGCAACTACCGTTGTCCATGTCTGTCCGAAACGTTCCGCTGGCCAGCGATCGCAAACACTGGCGCACGCACTCAGCAGCATTGTCTTGGGTGAATTGCATATAAGCAACCACCACCTCCCGGCCATAGCGATCGCAGAGGCTGCGTAGCTCCTGCATGCCGCGCTGATTGGCGGCAACTTGTGCTTGTAAATCTGCTAGGTTTTGCTGGAGATGTCGGACAGGGTAGGGTGTTGCCGTTAAACATTGGCTGATGGCCAGCGTCTGAAACACCCCTTGATCTACAAGGAGGACGTTATCCAGCAGTGCCCCTTCTTCAGCAATCGTCGTGCTGTTGGCGGGCATTGACCCCGGACTAATACCACCAATATCCGCATGGTGCCCCCGCGAGGCCACAAAGAATGCGGGGCGTGTTTCCCTAGGCAAAAAGACAGGGGTGATTACGGTAATATCAGGGAGGTGAGTGCCGCCGCGGTAGGGATTGTTCGTGGCAAACACCTGACCTGGGCGCAGGGTATCGCCCTTCTCTGCCAGCAGTGCCTTGACACTTTCCCCCATGGAGCCAAGGTGAACAGGGATGTGGGGAGCATTGGCCACGAGGTTGCCCTGATGGTCAAAAAGGGCACAGGAAAAGTCTAAGCGTTCTTTGATGTTGACCGAGACACTGGTGTGTTGCAGGGTGACCCCCATCTGCTCGGCAATGGCGCGAAAAAGCTGCTGAAAGATGGCTAGCTGTACCGGATCGGCAACGGTTGGCCGCTGCCGTGGTTGGGGTACTGTTGGGGCGGCCATAGGAGATAACCAGAGGCCGCCTTGGGGGTCAACTTTAGCCTGCCACCCTGCCTCTACTACATTTGTGCCTGTCCCATCCAGAATGAGGGCTACCCCTTGGATGACTGTATTGCTAGGGAGTGCCTGCCGCTGGTACACTGGCGCCAGATGCCACTGCCCCTGACTATAGACACGCACGGTGGCCAAGGGCTGTGAGCTGACGTAGGGTCGGGAGTCCGTTACCGCTGGGGGTGGCTGACACGCTACGGCTTCAACGGCAATTTGGCCTATCCGAAGCGATCGCCCCGCTAACACAAAGCCATAGCGATCCTGATGTGCCTGAGTAAAGGCTGCCGTCATGGTG harbors:
- a CDS encoding hydantoinase B/oxoprolinase family protein, translating into MKWQFWIDRGGTFTDIVARHPNGQILVHKLLSDNPEHYRDAAVAGIRSLMGLQASDPIPAETVEIVKLGTTVATNALLERTGEPTVLVITEGFGDALAIGYQQRPDLFALAIQQPEPLYAEVIEVRERLSASGEVLVPLDVAALEPQLRSCYAKGIRSCAIVLVHGYRYPRHEMQIAELARAIGFTQVSVSHEVSGLIKLVSRGDTTVVDAYLSPVLHRYLAGVQAELGEIPLYCMQSNGGVVAASFFRGKDSLLSGPAGGMVGVVQTALAAGIERLIGLDMGGTSTDVCHYRHSQTTPWPEYERWEEASIAGVRVRSPLLAVHTVAAGGGSILRFHGGRYQVGPASAGANPGPAAYRRGGPLTITDANVLLGKIQPDYFPSVFGVDGQQPLDHKTVIHKFGELATTIAKATGEQVPPEAVATGFIAVAVHTMAQAIKKISLEQGHDVREYTLCCFGGAGGQHACLIAEVLGMPQVYIHPYAGVLSAYGIGQAELRVLKEQTIERPLTPETVSHLAATIEQLRQQALGDLVTQGVSAQSVQTHVRAGLGYEGTDSTLWIPWDDVTTMTAAFTQAHQDRYGFVLAGRSLRIGQIAVEAVACQPPPAVTDSRPYVSSQPLATVRVYSQGQWHLAPVYQRQALPSNTVIQGVALILDGTGTNVVEAGWQAKVDPQGGLWLSPMAAPTVPQPRQRPTVADPVQLAIFQQLFRAIAEQMGVTLQHTSVSVNIKERLDFSCALFDHQGNLVANAPHIPVHLGSMGESVKALLAEKGDTLRPGQVFATNNPYRGGTHLPDITVITPVFLPRETRPAFFVASRGHHADIGGISPGSMPANSTTIAEEGALLDNVLLVDQGVFQTLAISQCLTATPYPVRHLQQNLADLQAQVAANQRGMQELRSLCDRYGREVVVAYMQFTQDNAAECVRQCLRSLASGTFRTDMDNGSCLQVQITIDPEQGTALLDFSGTSPQRSDNFNAPLAITKAVALYVFRTLVQEDIPLNEGCLRPITLRIPTGCLLNPTYPAAVVAGNVETSQALANLLYGALGVMAASQGTMNNLSFGNDRYQYYETLCGGAGAGATFEGASTVQTHMTNSRLTDVEVLESRYPVIIWEFRRRSGSGGKGRHRGGDGAVRVLEFREAMTVSLLSQSRRIPPFGLAGGEAGATGQNQLLPLNQPPQTLPGTVTIQVQPGDRLRVATPGGGGFGI
- a CDS encoding AbrB family transcriptional regulator, whose protein sequence is MGRKRVEPLTGAALLDKVKELEHLSKAEKAKACGYYTVTQSGAERISKMKFTNALLEALGMNLDSKSGRSGSRGGRSASYRITVQANGNLLIGSAYTKQMNLKPGDEFEISLGRKHIHLKQVSSNGQPTDPD